The window CTCACCTGTAATTATGATCTTGAAGATAATgttctttattcatttaaatgGTATAAAGATGGTATTGAATTCTATAGGTTCGTATCTTTTATGGACaatatttattgaaataatttatattgccaatttttttttgttattcttttttttttgatttgtagATATGTACCACGTGATTATCCACCAACACAATATCTGAAAATGTCCGGCATCAATGTCGATGTaagtgaaatgaattgatcggttatcattgattttaatttttttttttttttgcaaaaaaaatagattcgTAAATCGAGTAAAAAATCAGTGTTCCTGCATAATGTTAACCTGAGTACAAGGGGTAAATATCGTTGTGAAATATCTGCCGAAGCACCAAGTTTTGTTACAGCAGCAAAAGAAGGAAATTTAGAGATTAATGGTAAGTTATTATAATGTTTAGATTGTTTGGACAAGAATCGCAATCGGAATATAAGAAAAAGTATTAGTGagaatttcgaaaaaaaagaaaaaagcacatcataaaaaaactattttttCTAGTGTGTTTCTTTTCTAGTTGGCTAATAAATGACACTTGTGACATGGCTATAATTTTCTATCAAAAGAAATCTAAAAATCATATacaatgaatagaaaaatctATATGgacattttatcatttattttaaaatataaaatgtccaaataataatattaaatgAAACTTTTATCGAATGAAACATTATGACATTTTCGGATTCTAtacagttgttgttgttgtttttattacgTTAACAACAATAcacttgaaaaattttctaaaaagcccctttttaaatttaaaagaggaaaaggaaaaaaaataacaatattaGAATCAGAGAGTAGTAGTTGCCAGGATAATTTAGATGATATATATTTTAGATCCAAAAGATTGAGACAGAAAGTGgctaaataaaaacaaaaataaaaattaaccTCATGTGTTtcagtttttgtttgttttttttttttttttttggtcccGTTGGAGTACAGTAGATTCTAGATTTTAATTTCGATTaatcgacacacacacacacttagaAACAAAATGGTCGAATTGCCTATTAATCATAACGCCATACCGACACAAACACATTGTCGGAGACACAATTTCCAAAGAAATCGAAACTATTGTACGCTAATCTTTGATCTTATTTTATCTGCAAGGCAATCTATTTGGTCAAGTCGATTGGTTAGTCGGCCTGGAAATTAAAGTTGAAATGGACCAAGttttaaaaagttttttgaaactttttttcattgttacaTGTCTATGAGCGATGGATTCATTAGTCTTATGTTGATATATGTATTAGTAGTGgtagaattttatttccttgaattttatttttttatttttttcgtcatctAAAAAAGTTTTAAGATTGTAAAATCAATGACAGGTATATTCGTACTATCAATGATTTTAACTATCAAATCAATGTGAAAgggaaaaaagaatcaaggAAAAGAACTCAATCACTCTCAGTCACcgtaattgattgatttcatacaaacaaacaaacaaaaaaattcggcCTGATAATAActaaaataaatcaaaacaaaactaaacaaaaaaataaactttgtGTAAAAAgttcaatttaatttcgaTGATCGAccaaatgaaagaaaaaagcaCCAAATCAAAGATGCTacatcattgaatcgaaaaaaattttttccttataaacaaaaaaatgaacagaaaaaaaattgaattgaatttggaaACCAGTAGATGTGCAATGAAgtttaatcaaattataaaattgaaaaggcaacaacaacaaaaaaaagtaaaaataaaaaaacattaaaagtCGATTATTACATTTCTGTTCATGTTGAaccgatgatggtgatgacaaAATATAATATGACCAAACGAATGTGTCAAAGACATAATAATGTTTATATATAGATGGAAACAccgaaattcaattcaatttaccaaaagaaaaaaataaatttaatttcattcactttttACTTTCCAGGTTTGTTATTTATGTAACACTAGTCTATACCAAAATTTGGGTTtactttattcattcatttattcattcataggACAATGACAGGAccttgttcatttgtttgtttatatgcTTCCATTTATATTGTAtttgtaaaagaaaaaaatctaatttgtcaattattcaatgattgaaataacTCTtcgacaaagaaaaaaaaaggtcaaatGTATataatatgtgtgtgtatagtaAAATGAGTCCCCAGAGAAGTCGATCCATTTTCTAAGGTTTCTTTCGGAATGAATTCTTAGGTGAAGCCCCGCATCCACGAACCAACAAACATCttatacattcattcatttcatacattgaattcgatgatgaGGAATGAAATCGAGATCATTGTAGCCAATGTATTAAAGATTTACACGGAtcatttgtgaaaaaaaagctttgaaatgaaatgaagattcttctcacacacacacaatgacaGAGTTTATATATCGTATTAAATCCATACGATTGGAATTTCTACTTTGTTTCCAgtgaaataaacaacaacaacaaaaaaattcaaaagttaatatttttctttctgaaatgaatctaaaaaaccgaacagaaaaaaaagtcaagtcaattttgtgatgatgatcattttcgaCGATTTTCGTCGACGTTTACGCTTACATGGTTCAATTTTGAGAATTATTCTgtatatcaccatcatcatcatgagaaGAGAATGAAAGACgtatttcaatttcagaTCAAATTCAGAGGGTTGAAGTGAAtatagaaaatgaattgaatggaattttatttatatttttgagCTGTTCAAAAAACTGATTATGTTTTCTACACAtgtacacaacaacaacagtgttACCAACTAGTGGCCCAAAAATAACGACcgatcaaaataaatatacGGTTGGTGATGAAATACAGGCCAATTGTACATCGGATCGTTCAAATTTGGATATTATACTCAACTTTACAATCAATGGTGAACCAGTAAGtatcaataaatttgatattaatttgaattaatttgttttatccaatttacaattataaataaaaaatatataaatagatAACAAATAGTATTGATTATGAAGTAAAATATTCAACACAATTACATTCagattcattgaaaacatcCGGTTTATCATTACGATTcttattgaatgataaacatttttatcaAGGAAAATTAAAGCTCAAATGTATTGCATCAGTACCATTATATAATATACAGAATGAAGCCATCAAAATTGTCAAAGATTATCAATATAGACATGAATTGttacaatatttttcatcatcatcagcatcgtCATCTGCAAGTGAAAGTCAAggtttgttattattacatgtgaaatgatggaaagaaattttttttcccatatatatttgtttgttattgttacaCTGTGCATGGCATGAATGTgtacaattcaatttgaattgaattgtacCGCATAATATCGAAGTGTATCCATCCATATGTATCCATACTATTAttgaacaggaaaaaaaagtgaagcCAAACAAAATGCtcttttcaaaatcatcaaatctttttttaggagatgaaacgaaaattgattttgttccatgtttttttcatttctctctctctcatctTTTATCCAATGAGCCAAACAGTTATagtgaatcttttttttttgaatttcgttttttagtttttctCTCAACTCCAtgtgcttgtgtgtgtgtgtatttgtcaTTGACTTGTGAACGACAATCCAATTGGGTTTGctggtttcatcatc of the Dermatophagoides farinae isolate YC_2012a chromosome 1, ASM2471394v1, whole genome shotgun sequence genome contains:
- the LOC124491736 gene encoding uncharacterized protein LOC124491736 isoform X1; this translates as MEKLKLYAQPSSSSSSSSSSSSSQNYRNVEKIKDQQKNNGSNQCFDIKCMDQNYHPVFVIKSTNHHSLTYNHHHCYNRKLLLSSSSSSSLLLLLLSYSSSMFTSIHQNFILIITLMAISSIPLSNCLKITLLDIPSPLVVGESAELTCNYDLEDNVLYSFKWYKDGIEFYRYVPRDYPPTQYLKMSGINVDIRKSSKKSVFLHNVNLSTRGKYRCEISAEAPSFVTAAKEGNLEINVLPTSGPKITTDQNKYTVGDEIQANCTSDRSNLDIILNFTINGEPITNSIDYEVKYSTQLHSDSLKTSGLSLRFLLNDKHFYQGKLKLKCIASVPLYNIQNEAIKIVKDYQYRHELLQYFSSSSASSSASESQAARSKVLNTGRIHHIGHYGHLTEMNMVKCLYVLFTTLIHWQFQNLFQ
- the LOC124491736 gene encoding uncharacterized protein LOC124491736 isoform X2, with protein sequence MEKLKLYAQPSSSSSSSSSSSSSQNYRNVEKIKDQQKNNGSNQCFDIKCMDQNYHPVFVIKSTNHHSLTYNHHHCYNRKLLLSSSSSSSLLLLLLSYSSSMFTSIHQNFILIITLMAISSIPLSNCLKITLLDIPSPLVVGESAELTCNYDLEDNVLYSFKWYKDGIEFYRYVPRDYPPTQYLKMSGINVDIRKSSKKSVFLHNVNLSTRGKYRCEISAEAPSFVTAAKEGNLEINVLPTSGPKITTDQNKYTVGDEIQANCTSDRSNLDIILNFTINGEPITNSIDYEVKYSTQLHSDSLKTSGLSLRFLLNDKHFYQGKLKLKCIASVPLYNIQNEAIKIVKDYQYRHELLQYFSSSSASSSASESQARSKVLNTGRIHHIGHYGHLTEMNMVKCLYVLFTTLIHWQFQNLFQ
- the LOC124491736 gene encoding uncharacterized protein LOC124491736 isoform X3 → MLIKSTNHHSLTYNHHHCYNRKLLLSSSSSSSLLLLLLSYSSSMFTSIHQNFILIITLMAISSIPLSNCLKITLLDIPSPLVVGESAELTCNYDLEDNVLYSFKWYKDGIEFYRYVPRDYPPTQYLKMSGINVDIRKSSKKSVFLHNVNLSTRGKYRCEISAEAPSFVTAAKEGNLEINVLPTSGPKITTDQNKYTVGDEIQANCTSDRSNLDIILNFTINGEPITNSIDYEVKYSTQLHSDSLKTSGLSLRFLLNDKHFYQGKLKLKCIASVPLYNIQNEAIKIVKDYQYRHELLQYFSSSSASSSASESQAARSKVLNTGRIHHIGHYGHLTEMNMVKCLYVLFTTLIHWQFQNLFQ